The Papaver somniferum cultivar HN1 unplaced genomic scaffold, ASM357369v1 unplaced-scaffold_18, whole genome shotgun sequence genome includes a window with the following:
- the LOC113337854 gene encoding probable xyloglucan endotransglucosylase/hydrolase protein 26 encodes MEGNMKGIFLALVIYVIVAFDHSNLQVNGQEDLAKSMVITWGKDRASINGDNLDLVLRDKHSGCAAKSTAAFLFGSIEMQIKLVPGNSAGVVTTFYLSSTGSKHDEIDFEFLGNVTGQPYTIHTNVYCEGKGNREEQFVPWYDPTADFHNYTIHWNPSEIVWYIDSIPIRVYRNYESQGVPYPNKQGMEVYTSLWNADDWATRGGRDKTDWTHAPFTAHYRRFRARACTWNGTPSITQCASKSNWYTSPVFSQLSPAQKGQMEGIQNKNRIYAYCKDTNRFNGNMPKECSLPQF; translated from the exons ATGGAAGGAAACATGAAGGGTATTTTCTTAGCTCTAGTTATATATGTAATTGTTGCATTTGATCATAGCAATCTTCAAGTTAATGGTCAAGAAGATCTTGCTAAGAGTATGGTCATAACATGGGGTAAAGATCGTGCTTCCATTAATGGTGACAATCTTGATCTTGTACTTCGTGATAAACATTCAGGTTGTGCAGCGAAGAGTACGGCAGCATTTCTGTTTGGAAGTATTGAGATGCAAATTAAATTAGTACCTGGAAATTCAGCCGGTGTCGTTACAACTTTTTAT CTGTCATCTACTGGTTCAAAACATGACGAAATAGATTTCGAGTTCCTGGGGAATGTAACGGGACAACCTTACACAATCCACACGAATGTCTACTGTGAAGGAAAGGGAAACAGAGAAGAACAATTTGTCCCATGGTATGATCCAACTGCTGATTTTCACAACTACACCATCCACTGGAACCCATCAGAGATTGT GTGGTACATAGATAGCATACCAATCCGTGTCTACAGAAACTACGAAAGCCAAGGAGTTCCATACCCAAATAAACAAGGAATGGAAGTTTATACAAGTTTATGGAATGCTGATGACTGGGCAACAAGAGGAGGACGTGACAAGACCGACTGGACACACGCTCCATTCACTGCTCACTATCGCAGGTTTAGGGCTAGGGCTTGCACATGGAACGGAACACCCAGTATTACTCAATGTGCCAGCAAGTCTAACTGGTATACATCTCCGGTTTTCAGCCAACTATCTCCTGCTCAGAAAGGTCAAATGGAGGGGATTCAAAACAAAAACAGGATCTATGCTTACTGCAAAGATACTAACAGATTCAACGGAAATATGCCAAAAGAATGTTCATTACCCCAATTTTAG